The following proteins are co-located in the Paludibaculum fermentans genome:
- the tssB gene encoding type VI secretion system contractile sheath small subunit, translated as MARESVHAKLERVRPPRVHVTYNVEVGDAVEIKEIPFVMGVLGDFSGQPEEPLPRIRERRFVEVTPDNFDGVLASMKPRVAFTVENKLSDDPNAGKIGVDLRFSSIEDFEPEKVARQVNPLRELLELRTKLSDLRGTLQGNEKLEKLLQDVLGNSEKMQQIKDEMDSAEGGESNG; from the coding sequence ATGGCAAGAGAGAGTGTCCATGCGAAGCTGGAACGCGTGCGTCCGCCGCGTGTCCATGTGACTTACAACGTTGAGGTTGGTGACGCTGTCGAGATTAAAGAGATCCCCTTCGTGATGGGGGTGCTCGGTGATTTCAGCGGTCAACCCGAAGAGCCGCTGCCGCGCATCAGGGAAAGGCGCTTTGTCGAGGTCACGCCCGACAACTTCGATGGCGTCCTGGCCAGCATGAAGCCCCGCGTGGCGTTCACCGTCGAGAACAAGTTGAGTGACGACCCCAATGCCGGCAAGATCGGTGTCGATCTCAGGTTCTCCAGCATCGAGGACTTCGAGCCGGAAAAGGTCGCCCGCCAGGTGAACCCTCTCCGCGAGCTGCTCGAGCTCCGGACCAAGCTCAGCGATCTGCGAGGAACCCTCCAAGGCAACGAGAAACTGGAGAAACTTCTCCAGGATGTACTCGGCAACTCGGAGAAGATGCAGCAGATCAAGGATGAGATGGATAGTGCTGAGGGAGGCGAATCCAATGGCTAA
- the tssC gene encoding type VI secretion system contractile sheath large subunit has product MAKLKPAAAAAAQNVTVEKTKQPGLLDQIVDQGRMARDPAQRQWGKSLVSEFVSQILQGEMTVSHDLEAMINQRISQIDHLLSLQLNEILHHEKFQQLESTWRGLRYLLDQSETGTQLKIKVLNVGKKELLRDLQRVPEFDQSQAFKKVYEQEFGVFGGEPFGALIGDYYFGRGPEDIELLERMSQVAAAAHAPFISAASPELLNLEDFTQLDNPRDLAKVFDTTDYARWKGFRMNEDSRYICLTMPRVLMRVPYGRETRPVDEFSYEENVDGLTHDRYLWGNAAYALGSKMTQAFARYGWCAAIRGVEGGGLVEGLPVHTFSTDDGDTVMKCPTETIITDRREKELADLGFAPLVHCKGTDYAAFFSVQTCQKPKLYDKPEANANARLSAQLPYLMAVSRFAHYLKSMMRDKIGSFTSRAECEMFLGNWIANYVTSDDSASAAVKSKYPLREARVEVAEVPGKAGAYKAVAFLRPHFQLDELSVSLRLVADLPQSARK; this is encoded by the coding sequence ATGGCTAAGTTGAAACCGGCGGCGGCCGCTGCCGCGCAGAACGTCACGGTGGAAAAGACCAAGCAACCGGGCCTTCTCGACCAGATTGTCGATCAGGGGCGGATGGCCCGCGATCCCGCGCAGCGCCAGTGGGGCAAGTCCCTGGTGAGCGAGTTCGTGAGTCAGATTCTACAAGGCGAAATGACGGTTTCGCACGATCTGGAGGCGATGATCAATCAGCGCATCTCCCAGATCGACCATCTCCTTTCGCTTCAGTTGAACGAGATCCTGCACCACGAGAAGTTTCAACAGCTGGAGTCGACATGGCGCGGACTGCGGTACCTCCTGGACCAGTCTGAGACCGGGACGCAACTGAAGATCAAAGTTCTCAATGTCGGCAAGAAAGAACTGCTTCGCGACCTTCAGCGTGTACCTGAGTTCGACCAGAGCCAGGCGTTCAAGAAGGTCTATGAGCAGGAGTTTGGCGTATTCGGCGGCGAGCCGTTTGGCGCCTTGATTGGGGACTACTACTTCGGGCGCGGACCGGAGGATATTGAACTGCTCGAGCGGATGTCGCAAGTGGCCGCTGCAGCTCATGCGCCGTTCATCTCCGCCGCATCGCCGGAGCTCCTGAACCTCGAGGATTTCACCCAGCTCGACAATCCGCGAGACTTGGCCAAGGTGTTCGACACCACGGACTATGCCCGTTGGAAGGGCTTCCGCATGAACGAGGATTCGCGCTACATCTGCCTCACCATGCCGCGAGTCCTGATGCGCGTGCCCTACGGTCGCGAGACCAGGCCCGTGGATGAGTTTTCGTACGAAGAGAATGTGGACGGTCTGACTCACGATCGTTACCTGTGGGGCAATGCGGCCTATGCGCTGGGCTCCAAGATGACGCAGGCGTTCGCGCGCTATGGCTGGTGCGCGGCGATCCGAGGTGTGGAGGGTGGCGGTCTGGTGGAAGGGCTGCCGGTTCACACGTTCTCCACCGACGACGGCGACACTGTCATGAAGTGTCCTACCGAGACGATCATCACCGACCGGCGCGAGAAGGAATTGGCGGATCTGGGGTTTGCTCCCCTGGTCCACTGCAAGGGCACGGACTACGCGGCCTTCTTCAGCGTGCAGACCTGCCAGAAGCCGAAGTTGTATGACAAGCCGGAAGCCAATGCCAATGCACGGCTTTCCGCGCAACTGCCGTACCTCATGGCGGTCAGCCGTTTCGCGCACTATCTGAAGTCGATGATGCGGGATAAGATCGGAAGCTTTACTTCGCGAGCCGAGTGCGAGATGTTCCTGGGCAACTGGATCGCGAACTATGTCACTTCGGACGATTCTGCCTCGGCAGCGGTCAAGTCCAAGTATCCGCTCCGTGAGGCGCGGGTTGAAGTGGCGGAGGTGCCCGGCAAGGCGGGTGCGTATAAGGCGGTGGCGTTCCTGAGGCCGCACTTCCAGTTGGACGAGCTGAGTGTTTCGCTCCGGCTGGTGGCTGATCTGCCTCAATCGGCGCGCAAGTAG
- a CDS encoding Hcp family type VI secretion system effector, translating to MSAIWHLKIPNIDGESEIQGYQNQIQVLSFSWGASNTAGVYGSGSSHGGSQIQEFQFSKKVDSGSPKLFAHCASGKHIKEATLTGTRSGTTGGREEYIKYLFTDLIISSINWAAGSDQPSESISFNFGSINVQYFQIEGGKKTDQVLGGWDIQQNVAQ from the coding sequence ATGTCTGCGATTTGGCATCTCAAGATTCCAAATATCGATGGCGAGAGCGAGATCCAGGGTTACCAAAACCAAATCCAGGTTCTTAGCTTTAGCTGGGGCGCCAGCAACACGGCGGGGGTCTATGGATCGGGCAGCAGCCATGGCGGCAGCCAGATCCAGGAGTTTCAGTTCTCCAAGAAAGTGGACTCGGGCAGCCCAAAGCTGTTTGCTCACTGCGCCAGCGGCAAGCACATCAAGGAAGCGACGCTGACCGGCACACGCTCCGGTACAACCGGTGGCCGCGAAGAGTACATCAAGTATCTCTTCACCGACTTGATCATCTCTTCCATCAACTGGGCGGCTGGATCGGACCAGCCGTCGGAGAGCATCAGCTTCAATTTCGGCAGTATTAACGTCCAGTACTTCCAGATCGAGGGCGGCAAGAAGACCGACCAGGTCTTGGGCGGCTGGGACATCCAACAGAACGTGGCGCAATAG